The proteins below are encoded in one region of Zerene cesonia ecotype Mississippi chromosome 10, Zerene_cesonia_1.1, whole genome shotgun sequence:
- the LOC119829647 gene encoding fork head domain-containing protein FD4-like, whose translation MPRPSRESYGDQKPPYSYISLTAMAIWSSPERMLPLSEIYRFIMDRFPYYRRNTQRWQNSLRHNLSFNDCFVKVPRRPDRPGKGAYWTLHPQAFDMFENGSLLRRRKRFKLQKGEKDNLNAELAALASFNRAFLARQANAPPPPSALPSASLYTPPMCSQMSPEPAELPEVAVTVLPRERPRRAFTIDALLEPEPPRSSPSPPQPMIAMQVMPPIPRLDLSMPSPYMLAAQRYQAELLQAAAHALRPCYLQPTLLPVA comes from the coding sequence ATGCCGCGACCCTCACGTGAATCGTACGGTGATCAAAAACCACCTTATTCTTACATTTCATTAACAGCTATGGCAATATGGAGTTCACCGGAACGTATGTTGCCGCTGTCAGAAATATATCGGTTTATAATGGACCGATTCCCTTACTACAGAAGAAATACGCAGAGATGGCAGAATTCATTGAGACACAACCTTTCTTTCAACGATTGTTTCGTGAAGGTGCCACGAAGACCGGACAGACCTGGCAAAGGAGCTTATTGGACTTTGCATCCACAGGCTTTTGATATGTTCGAGAATGGATCCCTATTGCGTCGAAGAAAAAGATTCAAGTTGCAGAAAGGTGAAAAAGATAATCTAAACGCTGAATTGGCCGCCCTGGCGAGTTTTAATAGGGCATTTTTGGCTCGACAAGCGAATGCGCCACCTCCGCCGTCGGCATTGCCCAGCGCAAGTTTGTATACGCCTCCAATGTGTTCACAAATGAGTCCTGAGCCCGCTGAATTACCGGAAGTAGCTGTTACAGTTTTACCACGGGAGAGGCCACGAAGAGCATTTACAATAGATGCTTTGTTGGAGCCTGAACCACCGAGATCGTCTCCCTCACCTCCTCAGCCGATGATAGCAATGCAAGTGATGCCTCCCATTCCGAGGCTGGATTTGTCAATGCCCTCGCCGTATATGCTAGCAGCGCAAAGGTATCAGGCAGAGTTATTGCAAGCGGCCGCCCATGCCCTTCGTCCCTGCTACCTGCAGCCAACGCTGCTTCCCGTCGCGTGA